GACTGTCAGTCATTTCTCCCTTGACTTCCGCCACCttcacagagaaacagagaattCAATACCTGATTTGGGTTTGGGTTCACACATATTTGCATGTGTGAGCTGACATAAAATTTGCACCTCTGGCTCACAGAACATACTGTTTTATGAACCACAAACATGATTTGCATTGGCAACTGTTGTAAGCCAACTTGTCTTGCCTCATATTAAACCAGTGATGAAATAGTGTACCAGATAAGACAACCAACAAAAGAGGCTATGGTCCCTCACCAGAATTACTGTGTCTGCAGGGGCCTCACTGGATATAGCCTCCTCCACCTGGACAGAGGGTGCTGCTCCATCTTCTCCACCTCCACTTTCTCCATCCATGTGTTCTTTAGTCTCTGGCACAACAGCATCAGGTTCTGTCTCTGTTTCTGGTTCAACCACTCTAAATTCAATATACAGGTAATAAAATGACAAAGAACACAATAAAGTAATTTGGTCTTTTTAGaattatacagtacattttatGGCACAACAGTTTTCATAATTCATAAGAAGAAACTGCACACTATATctgcaaaattatgatttttatgctgtggcacccggggaACTGTTgcgggtttggtgccttgctcaaggacacctcagtcgtggttttgctggcccgagactcgatactaatacaaaactatttaaatttgCATAATTTGTCATTAGTtgatgtattataaaaaatatgaatctatAATAAATGACAATTCTTTAAATGTTTCTATGTGGTTTCTAGAGTTTTTTATTCCTAAGATATGGTTTGGTCCCCAAACAGTTTGGGTCTATGGGATTTTTTCCAGTCAGTTTACTATCAGACCCATGGTGGAGGGTCATTTTAAGAGCCCATCTGCTTCATTATGAGATTACATTTTATCTGAGTGGCACACGAATAAATCACCATTAATGTAATCTTAAGGATAACCTCTGAAAGCAACCAGTCATTGATGAGGAATTTTTAGAGACCTGTTGATTTTTTCAGGTCGGTTCTCCTCAGCACTCTCTTCAGGTTCTTCCCGTGGCCTTTTCTTTTGTCTGCATTCGCTGCTCCGGGTACGTGTGGAAATGGGCAATTCACTAATTTCTACAGcgggatgaagaaaaaaagaaaaggcttTAACACCAACTTAAAATGCCTGCAGAAAAGGGTGTTTTAGAATGATAAATTGAGCACAAATCCAAACCTTCGGTCACATTGAGATGTTTGTTGACTACCACCACATCCTCCTGTAAAACCAAAATGAAACCAATTCACTCAACTCAGTCAAAGGATCAGATTCTATAAATACCTTCATATACAGACATCtcatattcagaaaaaaaaatgaagcagacaTGTGCAGATCTTCCTATTTCCCAAATAAACTAGTCTGTGGTTTGTCTGACTACAGAAGCCCTGTATACTAGTTTCATATCCAccagaaactatttaaatgtgtttcttaTACTGAAGCTAAACACAAACCTTCAGTTGAGTAACAGATACTCATTTAGGTGTCTCTAAATTCATCCCCTTTAGCTCAACTGctattaaagctaaaaaaaaaacactaaggaAAACATCTAGATATACTACATAAGGATAGGATCAAATTTACCGTGATGTCCAGGCAGCTGTCCTCAGTCATCTCCACCTCATTAACCCCAACCTCTCCGTTTTTGCTTTCTTCTGCTGCCCATGAGCTGTGGTTGCCTGTATGGAGATGGACACAACAAATCTAAACTTTAAATCAAGTAAAGATGTGAAACTGAGCTGGCAGTGTGATACCACTTGCAGCGAACAATGAGATATACTGGTAAAAGCAATCCCACAACTGTTAGGAGTTTCAAGAGGGCCAGTGGCAGTGGCACTTACATTGTAGTGTCATGGAGCCAAGTTTGCTTGCCACTTTCACTTTCTGGTAGGGACCTCCAACTCCTTCCACCTCCCACAGCAGGTCCACATCGGCCGGGTATCTGCTCAGGTACTGTTTGCATactggagcatttttttttttaaatgactctttatatacatttagtaaaacattaaagaaatgtagctatttatatttatttacaatctAATTGCATAACATATATTAAAAGTAAACAATTCATTAAATATATAGAGTATAAAGTTACAAACTAATAAAGTGgcatttaaaactacaaaaaaaactgAAGATTTCTGACCCGTTTGCATTGCTGGTGTTAAAGGGTATTTCAAGCCCAGTTCGTCATCTTTAAAGGAGTCCACAAAGTCCTCCAACATCTGCAAGCCATGGCCATTCCCACGGTGATCTTTCCGCACAAAAATAGAGTCCATGACAGGAAGTAGGTAGCACTGGCTCACAAAGCTATTACACAAGCTACCTGTAAGAGAGAATAAACACATGTCTGGTGCAAAATCACTGCATGTTACATCTACAATTCTATCAAAAATATAGTTTATCTTCAACAGTGACAGTTATTTTCATGAACAGTTCAAATTATATtggataataatattattataataattattaactaataacatgatcatcatcatcatatccaGGATAATTACCTTCAGAAAATTATAACTCTTTCACTATATAATTCTGAGAAGGCAAAATGACATAGAAAGCCAAATTTTTGAGATAAAAATTcagatttattatttacaaaacagtCATAAATATGACATTCAAAACTGAGATACTTAGTCATAATAATGAGATCAAAATTAGTCAGATCTATGTCATAATGGAgttaaaaagtctaaattatgagACATAAGTATGATATCAAATGTCTGAATAACAGTCAGAATTACAACATAGCAAGTCataattataacaaaacaaaTCCTAATTTTAATGAGGCACCACTTCTCTTTTCaaatttttcattataattatgaCTTTGTGTTATAATTGACTgataatatatcatatatactATAATTTATCAAAGCATGTATTTGTTCTAATGCAGAAATTAGCTTCTATAGGTTACAGCTTCCAAGATCAATCAATCCTTcctctatataataataaaaataataatattaataataatatttttttttttttttttttggtctttgaaTCTATAACCTTTTTGCATAGACCAAGTTCTTTATTACTAAGCCACAACACAGAAGCTTGTGAGATTGCCTTCTTATAAACAAGATtagggctagttgcatatctcatTCATGCTTTAATGAAGACACTGTAGATTATTTAATGAAGTAAACTTGATTATACATTGGGCAGAAAGAGCAAAGCATCTACAGCACTGCCAGACTCACCAAGGAGAAGGACTGACCTTTAGATTTGACCGAGTAGAAGCCCACCGCCTCTCCATTCTTCCAGAGGATTTTGGCAAAGACGTCTTCTCCGTGGCAGAGGAATGGCACCTCATTAGAACCCATTTCCACCGTCCGGTAAATGATGCGGTTTAGCACATACAAGACAATCCTCTCGCCCACAGATCTGACCTGCCCAAATACAATTATTCACAAAACAGATTAAATTGTGTTTTCTAAACTGGCCCAAGGAAATcaatttatgttttgattaaaaatcacaggtaaaaaaacaaaacaaaaaaaaacaagatttggaaaataaataggGCAAATCATATTTAATGGCAAAATTAAACAGGTACAATATAAAGCAACAGTCAAGTTCTAAAGATGACATTCCTGCAGAGGAAATCCAGACTGGATAATACAGGATATTAAAACATATGGAGTGTGTTACGCTCCGCAATGCAGTGGAATGAGCAAATGCAAGCGTAAAGATAACGTGGGTGCATGGTGCACTTTTACACGAGTGAGAAAAAGAATGGttgtgtacatttaaaaatatttagaaatattttctaaagCAAGCCTATGTATGCAAAGCGTGGAACCTGAGACAAAAACACCTCTCACTGATCAGCCACAAACTACTGCTTGTTTGCAATTATTTGTTTGGCCAAACCACTACATTTCATTCTTCAAACATCACTTTTGTttcctcctttctctctctctctataattaaacattcacacacatactgaaatacattttatatatctaaaaaacaaaaaaacaaaaaaaaacacacaatatcaTCGTAGGAGTGCTTGAGAACATTTGCAAGTCCTCAACAAGGCACCGAAGAAAATGCCAGATTTCTGCTTTTTATTGACTTGGCAAAGAAGAGACATTCTGAATAGACGCGGTTCAAagtcatttcattaaaaaagttaaatggaTAACCTTTCCAAAAAAAATGAAAGCTTACCTTTACAAGGCCTTCTCTTGCAGTATTTGACGTTCTGAGAATATCTTCCACTGCGTACCATTGATCAGCCAAGAACAATGCCACAGCTAGAATAAAAAAGGGAGGCAGAGCGGAATAGAAGTAAAtaagatgataaaaaaatatgactttcttAGAAGTTTATCCAttatgtaattgtaaaaaaaaaaaaaacatttatgaggTTATTGTGATGGGTAAAAGGGGATGGAAAGAGGGCTACCTGTGAACTGGTCCTCAGGAGCAAACAGAGCCAGGACTTTGTGTTTAAGATTGGCTCCATAAAGAGGAACAAACCCAACATTGGCAGGACTGATCTGGATCTAAAAGAGCCAGAACAGGATTCTTAAAGGAATATTACAGGCTACAATTTAATTGTTGGTGAGGCACAATGGAAGTGAATAAGGCCAGTTTTTAAAGGgtttaaatgggaaaaaaataataattaaaaagcacttacatattttatttttggtaaaaccTACGTTCTACAGAGTATAATTTGAGCTGTAGAATTGTTCTCAACACATTATGGTCATTTTAGGAGATACATTATATATGCCAAATTATAAAATTGGATAGGCCTATAACATTGCACAGTTTTCGGtatgatctgatctgatctgatcttctCCACATTATCTGAGCTCTGttctctgttgtgtgtgtgtgttcttgtttatgCTACATTGTGGGGACCAAAGACTGGGTTAGGggataagaaaaatatataagtcTATGGAAAACCCCACAATTCacagaacgtgtgtgtgtgtgtgtgttacctttgTCGTGTTGGGCAGGGTAAGGTATTGTGTGTTATCTGGGTTGCTGTAGAGCAGTTTGTTCATGTAGCTCTGGGCTGAACTTTCCAAgtcctcatgtctgccagacacCAATACATCTACAGGGAACTCCATCCCTGCAGTGGTCAGAGGTCACAAAAATGACAACTTCAATACACTGTCATAAGAAttcaatttttcttttgtttatacttatttattgttattactcTTGTCAAATTTGATCAGAATTCATTCATGACTCATTTCAAATGAACAAACTGATGAGTGAAAATGCACAAAGTAAATCCTtgctaatgtttgttttatttaaaccaaGAGCAACAATATATCACTTGCTATTGCTTCTTAGTTCTTACGTCATCTTTGCATgaccaaatatatttttaatatcatcagcatctgaaacaaaacaacccacatcattaattactcaaactcatgttgttgcaaacccgtaagatcttcgttcatctttggaacacaaattaagatattttttgatgatatctgagagctttctgactcgcCATAGATGgcaacacaactgacacgttcaaggcccagaaaggtagtaatgacattattaaaagagtccatgtgacatcagtggttcatctGTAATTTTTAAGGATGCATCAATGTGATACTCAGTATTGGCTTAGATACTGACAGTCTGCCGGATCAGGTATCGATCAGATAAGACTGATCTAAATCCAATATTGTGCGTTAACTGTTCTGTGTTTTTATATTATACTGtcccaaaaaaggaaaaaaatcattgtaAAGCACCATAAAGTTTTTGTGAACTGTctttcaagtgttctgaagccaCACCATAGTTTAATTTGAggtacagatgaatatttaagtCAAGttcacataaatttttttttttttttattgactctTAAAAATCTGTTTGGGTACAGAAAATGTTTATAGTCAtaaggtatgtttacacatttcTAGGTGTGCATGACCCAAGATCTCTATTAATTAACTAGATATTGGAGCCAAGGTTTTGCTTCATTAAAACTCAACACTTTAATTAGAAAATGGTTCTCATACTAACTCAAAAGTCCCTGCACATGCAATTTGgacaatatatacatattatagacAAACAAAGCTGAGACAAAACTCAAATTCataaataggggtgctccgatcacgatcggccgatcgttatgcgcatctcgtcagtaaagccggttttctaatcagcggttaattccatcaggtgcgtgatttcacattgagcagctgttactacacagagccgttgttaatagagaagatgcgcaaatcacgttaattttcagcgttttttggcgcatcttctcagttaacaacggctctgtgtagtaacagctgctctatgtgaaatcaggcacctgatggaattaaccgctgattagaaaaccggctttactgacgagatgcgcatgaacgatcggccgatcgtgatcggagcacccctattcaTAAATACACATTCTCTTTTCGAACAGTGCAGACACTATCCTGAACATCACAGTTGGCTGCTGTCCATCCTCAGCTGGCCTCAATGAATCCCCTACTGTCAACAACTATCTGTGTCATGCTGACAATCAGACCGAACAgtagcacacacacaaatgcttgctcacatatacacacagcCAAGCTTCACTGCTTTAACATATCTAAAAATGGTGGAATGGGTGAAGGGGTCCAACAGATGACCACTTTTTAGTGTCCAGGGGccaggtttttgttgttgttgttttttgagggggattttaacataaaaactaatcattaaaagtttaaaatccTTCAAAACTGTTATTATACTATGTAAGTGATGTGATCTTTCAAACGGAATCTATTGATGGCTGCTGTTGAAATTATGACTGCTAACACTGCATTGTTCTTGCCTTGTTACATTGTTCTAGATTCTACAGCTGTGTATTTCAAGGACTAGGCACACACAAGAAATCAATATTACGTCTGTCCATGCAAGCACACCCACACAGTCATACACAACAGCCGTGAGCCACCAAAACCCCCATGACATCCTGCATTCTTCTACTTGGGATGCACGATCTCTTTAAATGCACACAGGACCTGAGGCTCAGAGTGGCCTGCAAACTAGAAATCAACTTAGATTTGGTGCAGAATGCacaagaacatttacattttt
This genomic stretch from Carassius gibelio isolate Cgi1373 ecotype wild population from Czech Republic chromosome B21, carGib1.2-hapl.c, whole genome shotgun sequence harbors:
- the fam169ab gene encoding soluble lamin-associated protein of 75 kDa; this encodes MEFPVDVLVSGRHEDLESSAQSYMNKLLYSNPDNTQYLTLPNTTKIQISPANVGFVPLYGANLKHKVLALFAPEDQFTAVALFLADQWYAVEDILRTSNTAREGLVKVRSVGERIVLYVLNRIIYRTVEMGSNEVPFLCHGEDVFAKILWKNGEAVGFYSVKSKGSLCNSFVSQCYLLPVMDSIFVRKDHRGNGHGLQMLEDFVDSFKDDELGLKYPLTPAMQTVCKQYLSRYPADVDLLWEVEGVGGPYQKVKVASKLGSMTLQCNHSSWAAEESKNGEVGVNEVEMTEDSCLDITEDVVVVNKHLNVTEEISELPISTRTRSSECRQKKRPREEPEESAEENRPEKINRVVEPETETEPDAVVPETKEHMDGESGGGEDGAAPSVQVEEAISSEAPADTVILVAEVKGEMTDSQEEENEGSAVTTEDAQATQELPLESEPVIQNGTAEEMEAEGEAQDDIINTPEESEVLEQIDQELVTEEKQDADAEVSSPVEEEEEVQQEQEEEVASAIEDVASVVEETEDTDHPPVVPEAPVIPADLVECVSSVQDSDAVEETSHPEQEAPEEETSASPSAASEEEVIMETEEPALNQQDETASDEPPETEESQPATEDSEKEEPGEENLAETDEKDEEDTATTEDDDDDDDYEGKSSVETHDSPPGVRVLRGGRIKPVPPTPKRTSSRLTKAVVIQVLDEDFDDDDEEEEEEEEKVKSTEEEKRSTEEDEAAEHNSGEEEPPPVIDRRVLRRKTKVIQSTPTKAKRRSKN